The Cryptococcus tetragattii IND107 chromosome 4 map unlocalized Ctg04, whole genome shotgun sequence genome includes the window CTTGCTTTTATTAGTCAGGACCATTGCATTGTTCAAATATAAAATCCACCTTTCGAAATATATAACATCATTTAAGATGAAAGCTTCTTTTGCAACCTATTGAATAATCTCCTAGATAGGTTGAAGACAATGTCTTTACCAGAATAAACCTCTCTACAGATCTCAATTCGAATGAATCAGTCGCTGTCGAAAGCACTGTCGGGGttaatatatatatatatatatatatagagTAGCTTCGAAAAACCAACATCAGTCACGTGACTTTGATACGATAAGCTAAGATAACCGAAGATAGATGGAAAAGCCCGAAGAGGGATTATTGAGAGGTCACACTGTCACATTGCGCCATTTTCTGCGAGATATTTATCAACAGAGATATTTGCGGGTGTAGCAGGTTCGTTGTTATGATGGCAGACTACCTGTATCGGTTGCGGCCTTATGGGAATTTTCATCCGCAAGTCCAACAATGGAGCCTTCAACTTGTGTAGTGCGattttttgtttgttgaTATATAATTTGGCAGGGGGTGATAGAAGTCTGCCATTTATGCCGAGGAAGTCCAAAGAAGTTCAATTCCGTTCGGCTAGCCCTTGAAAGAGACTTATGCAGCATTTtaaaataataaatatCGTTTACGTAAAATCGACAATTGCGGTGCTGCTATCAGCCAAGTTGTATAGTTGGTTTGGACACTTTATAGCACTGGAGTGAATTCAATCCAATCAATGCACATTATTGCCGAGGCCTAATATAACGTGATGATCTTTTCATGGCAAAACGTTACACATTTTATGACCTGTTTTTATTGCCTACTTCCTCCACGCCTTCACGACTATCCATTAAAGCCGCTTAGACAGTGCCGGAGGCGGTGATGGTGATCTTGGCCTTGGGCTCTGAGATAGTTGTCAGGTTTCCGAGCATCAAAAATGGCCTAAGAAGATTCTGAAACTCACTGCCAGAGTCGGAGCCGTAAGactcaatcttcttgacgAGCTCCTGGCCAGAGGTGACCTCACCGAAGACACAGTGCTTACCGTCGAGCCAAGAGGTAACGAcggtggtgatgaagaactGAGAGCCGTTGGTGTTGGGACCGGCGTTGGCcatggagaggaggaaaggtcGGTCGTGACGGAGCTTGAAGTTCTCGTCGGCGAACTTGTTGCCATAGATGGACTTGCCGCCAGTACCGTTGTGGTTGGTGAACTAAAATGATAATAGTGTCAGTTCCGAACACGGCGCGATTCAAACCAAGTTACTCACGTCACCACCCTGGAGCATGAACTGGGGGATCACTCGGTGGAAACCAGAGCCGGCGTAACCGAAGCCGTTCTGGCCGGTACAGAGCTCTCGGAAGTTTCGGGCAGTCTTGGGGACAACATCgtcgaagagcttgaaagtGATTCGGCCGGCAGGGGCATCTGCCAAAAGTTCAATGTTAGCGAACAGCAAATAATATCACCCAACGAAGACGTCAAGATATGCTTCCGGTGATAAATAGATCAGCAATACTCACTGTTAATGGCAATGTCAAAGTAAACCTGGCTATTGAATACTATTAGTTCAACATTCCAGAAATAACTCGATAGCATGAACGACATACGACATGGTGCTGGCGGTGGAGACGAAGCGACGAGCAAAGGACATTTTGTAAAGCGAGTTgttgggagaagagcgaagaCGCAGAACGAGTTAAATACTGGTGAGCATGAGCTTGTTGCCAAAAGGGGCGCTACTTACGGCGTGTTCTTTTCGTTGtttgggatggaagaaggagaaaagaaaaagggaaggaacGAAAgcgaaggaaggaatgTGGTGGAATGCGATGGTGGCAGCAGACGCTACGGTGGCGGGGTTCGCCGATGGTCGCTTGCAGGTTGTGCGTCATGAGGTGGTCGGCGTTTAAGGTGGCAATCCACGTGGCTTCCTTGTGGCACACACATTTGTGCTTACGTATgcaaaagtggaggctGCCTGGTTGTCGGACGCGTTCGAGCTTTGAGGCACGAAGGAAATGTCTCCGAGTGATCAGTACGGGTACTCTGCAGCGGTACTAGCTAGCGACAGTCTTTCATCCAGCGTGCtgcaggaaggagagtgCAACAGGTAGAAAGCGACACGCCACCCAacatgatggaagagatcgTCATCCCTAGTatgtcttccttcctccttctctaCTCACACTGACACCCTTTAGACCTcgaggacgatgaggacgacTTCCTCCCCGCCCTTGCTCGTCCCATGTTTGGctcagcttcttcgacCAGTTCCCTGCCAGATACTGGCTCTTACGGCCATCGAACGAATCTCTCTTCCGACTCGTCGTACCCTGCAAAGTTTGGAGCTACGACGCCCACTCGTCCAGCACTGCCCAAAGCCTCGGCTAGCTTCTCCGCAAACACTGGCCATGGCTTTGGCCAAGATGCAAGACTGGGAAAGTTTAGCAatgcttcatcttcttcgcttgtCACTTCTGGTACCTCGATCAGTTCCAGCCTGGCTTTAACGCCCGGGAAAAGACCAGGGTTTGCttcaaagtcttctttggcgTCTTTCAAAAACGCTTTCAAATCTTCAAACGCAATGATGCCACCAATACCAATGTTCGACTCCAAATCAGGGGCACCTGGCTATCCAGCCTTGAAAAATCCGTTCTCCAGATTCGATTCTCCCGTCTCGCCAAAAAGCGCTGGGTTCAAAATATCGTCAAAAGGAAAAACACCGTCGACGTCGTCACCCGCTATGGCACGGTATCAGTCCTcggatggaggaagaaaataCTCTATCGCATCTTCTCATCGCTCGCAAGGTGGCCGATCAATGACTTCTCAAGGATCGTCCAATTTCCGAGCAGACGATTACCCCATGCCCGCTCTACCGCCCATATCAATCAGGCAAACTCCATCAAGGATTGGGAGACATGGCAGTGATACAGGAAGCTTTGTGacggggagaagaaatgggagTGCCGATTTAGATGGATTGTATCTCGCTGCAACACCGGCTGAGGAGGCTTTGAGGGTAGTGTTCAAGGAGTTTAGAGAAGTGGCCAGTAGTAAAGTGCACAAAATCTGTGCAAGACCATTAGTACGCTACCTGTCCCTTCCATCGCGACCAAGCTGACGAGTACCAGAACTCTCATCCGTCTTTATCATCCTTCCTTGATACAGGCGTCGATCCGCAATTCGATAGCATCATCACCTCGCTCTCACAATGCGCAACCTGCCACGCTCGTCGAGTCATTGACCTCTTGATGTCATGGTGCCGTGACTACTGTGGCAACATTGGGGCCAGCGAAGTTCGGACACATTTGGACCGCTCAATAGGATTACAGAtaaaggttgaagaagctgcgGCCATCCTACAAGCGCGAAAGTCCTTAGCATCAAGATTTATCATGAATCGGGCGATGATAGAGTTATTGAAGATCATACCGAAAGATTCGCTGGATCAAGAGCTTGGTATGACCCTCGAACAGAACGCCTTCAACGCTTATCGCTCAGAGAAACTCGAAGACGTCATGCAATTCCCGCATCGCAAAGCCGTTTCCCAATTGCAGGTGGAACTCCTTGGCCAGCTGTCCAAAACACGATTTTTGACCGTGAGCGATAGATTTATTCGCGAATTGAGCAAGTATGCCACCAATCAGCAGCCGACCAAAGAATCAGAGGCAAAGATTGAACACTTGTTGAAGGGTATGCGTCAACTTCAGCTCAAAGTCTACccggaggaagagctcgaATTATCCGCCGAATTCCTCCAGTCGCTTTCCACTTTCTTCGCCACAGCCCATGGTCAGTCTTTGAAGATTGCGTATGCCGAGACGTTATcataccttcttcactctgTAGTAGAAACAGCGACGGCAGAAGTCAATCACCCTATCTGGTCACAAGCAATAGCTGTGATCTTGGAGCGAACTGTAGGGATGGTGAGCAAGGCGAGGTATTGGGGCGCCGCGTTCCCACTGATGGTGACTGCTATGGGTGTGAGTCCTCGCGAAGGGTTTATGCAGCAATGGCAAGGCGTCATCGATGCGATTCTGGCAAAATTCAAAGTGAGTGCTGGCATCTACCAAAGTAGCCAAGCTAATGTGAATGAAGGATCGTAACCTGAGACCAATAGCGATGGGCGCCCTCATTCGTCTGCTGTGGATATATCTCCACAGATGCAGCGAGTCATCGACTTCTACCAGGAAACGCCTCGAACCTCTCATCCgcattctcttccattcctcacCAATGTCACCTCTTTACCCACCAGATATTCCCATCGAAGCATTCATTTCGGTCTTACATTATGTGATGACTCGCCAAATTGAGTACGGGGAAGAACTGGTCTCAGATTTTTTGGGCGGTCGGGCAGTTGCTGGTGAAGGTGGAGCAGACAGGGCCACTGCACTTGTGCGAGCTATTGACTACACATTACGAGCTATCGAGCTTGAAAAAGCTGCTATATGGCCCCAATATCCCGACTTCAACAAGTTTCGGCTCGAAGCTTATGAGTCATCAGGCGAAGTTTTGCCATTCGAAACGGAATCGAAAGCAGAAGTACGCGATCTTCTCAAAAAGTGTGGTCCTTCATTCCTCAACACTTTGGTAGACTGCGACGATGATGTTCGacaccttctcctctcgaATGATGCAGTAACACTTTCAGGACATACTTCTAGTAATACAATGGTCAATCCAGTCGACAGCATCACCGTTAAGCACGGCGATGTGTATGTGTCATATCCAGCGAGATTCGCGGTTAGATTGAGGTTGATGGGCGCCATTATTGACACTCTGCCGCGATGCTTGCCTAGTGATGCTAAATGGGGAGACCTGGCGAGCATACTCAGCCGGGCGACATTCTCTGTTGATCCAAAGCTATGCGCATCAGCGGCTAATGCACTCAAAAGAATTTCTCAAGACCCCCAGAAATGTTTACTCTTAGTCACTACATATCGCGGATTCGTCTTTGAGACGCGGCACGTCTTTAAGGATACGTTCATCGGGGCACGACTTTTTGAGAGCCAGTTTGAAAGAGTGATAAGATTGTGGTTAGATATGCTTCAATCATTGGTCGGTCACCAACGCGTAGCAGAGGCACATGCTCAagcagatgaaggcgagCCCGATATTCCTTCTATCGAGTCTTCACAGATTGCCCAAATCGAAGGTTGTGCcctatttcttctttgctccTCATCCGCCACACTTCGAAAACTCGCCGGTCAGATTCTTGTCGCAGCCCGAAACCTCGAAAGCCAACAGCGCATGCCGTCTGCCGCATTCCGATACAGTCGTATCTCTCCTGATCGCTCTGCAATGTCACGTGTTCTCGACAGTTATGAACACGCCTTTTCTGAGGCGGACATTGTTGCGTTGGAACAGATACCCTGGCTGTCACAACCTGACAGGTTGAGATTGGAGACGCTGGTTGGGACACTTAAAAAGTCAGGGAACAAATTGATTCAAAGAATTGCTGAGAGCGAGCATTCGAGAGATGGGACGCTATGGCTAGCTGTATTACCGTACTTCATTGGAAAAGTTGCAGAGACGTTGCCGAGCGCTGCACACGAACTGAGATCTGTTGTGGGTGGATTGGTATTGAGATTACAAGCGCATGTGGCAGTTGTGGCAGGGGGCGCCATGCGTGGGACACCGAGTCGGAATGGTGGCGGATATGCATCCACCAAGACCTCATCGGACGTGGCCGTTCTTGCAGAGCATTGGAGGGCTTATCACAGTGTTTTATGCGTTACACTTAGTCCGACGAATCCAAATGgccctcctccatccacGCCTCCGATACAGAGAGCGACAGCCAAAGAGATGATCATTCTCAATCAAGATACCATCAATTCACCAGGCTTGTTTACGTATTTGACGTCACTGGTAGGGTGGGAAGATCCGCGGTTCAAGGATGCGGCTGTTCATGCTTTGGGGTCGATCAGGCAGGGGATGTTGAGGCCAT containing:
- a CDS encoding peptidyl-prolyl cis-trans isomerase, giving the protein MSFARRFVSTASTMSQVYFDIAINNAPAGRITFKLFDDVVPKTARNFRELCTGQNGFGYAGSGFHRVIPQFMLQGGDFTNHNGTGGKSIYGNKFADENFKLRHDRPFLLSMANAGPNTNGSQFFITTVVTSWLDGKHCVFGEVTSGQELVKKIESYGSDSGKPKAKITITASGTV